A DNA window from Calliphora vicina chromosome 1, idCalVici1.1, whole genome shotgun sequence contains the following coding sequences:
- the ssh gene encoding protein phosphatase Slingshot, giving the protein MALVTVQRSPSVTGSPQCSNSDSEADEDEGSKNEKSECFFAGKGTALVLALKDIPQHAERRLSTDSIRSTNSTQSNNSDIQQHLQSMFYLIRHEETLKMAVKLESQRANRTRYLVIASRCCYRSTTTERRSKIMRHNSARIASTSSSSTLSSSSASASTVVGNNPVATTMGTARQLSVDSNKPSSQHLQQLQQQLQQIDDNWVELRDKRFSSNSSAASNRQSLKCDAADKTSASGDSSKNSTATITQTTANSNITACSSTTYSNMAANATSSSQDCVGVEESCLLGIDCNERTTIGLVVPILADTTIHLDGDGGFSVSVYGKTHIFKPVSVQAMWSALQTLHKVSQKARENNFYPGGPSHDWLSCYESRIESEQSCLNEWNAMDSIESRRPPSPDAIRNKPTAKEETESVIKMKLKEIMMSVDLDEVTSKYIRSRLEEHLDMDLGEYKSFIDEEMLMILGQMDAPTEIFDHVYLGSEWNASNLEELQKNGVRHILNVTREIDNFFPGMFDYLNVRVYDDEKTNLLKHWDNTYRYITRAKAEGSKVLVHCKMGVSRSASVVIAYAMKAYNWEFQKALQHVKQRRNCIKPNKNFLNQLETYRGMLDAMKNKEKLQRSKSETNLKSTKDARLLPGSEPTPLIQALNQSKTKSGGDSTDVESVVSAASIDVPDVGTSRPTARSDHKHRRFVRRSSSTSPRTVQSPMATTIVMKQQSQSLENLTPDRSIADEPKNMRFPGSNGENYSVTQNQVLHIQKHTPPLNTSMFLASLARRDEQKMQTSPSAATSVRTIVYDLENHQAQDASRKVIEDRKTLNLPFEKTAEEEEVAVDDSVKSSEADIGGGGGKVGSPVWTSSAKLITQTSNIAATSIPPFNREEAIQKRQHNRKTQSWAATSGGIIMDASCRGSNSSIDSISTQASAPSSVASYDGIVRTRSRQRELPSRHASWGSGDTRCGMPMRNSSWGAFDTNRNSCQYNFSQHTNANAIFEGQIHELNTSNKTASTTHSQQHQHHFGTVKRTKQKLEECTALKKLCQENGSESENTSIEPSTATADENLESHYSPKRGTNLFRSASAASGTRTRFAQRCNSEEIVPSAGAQVAQLGAGRRSDGNRPINSDIFSASAPEPYTMSDIENKNTLTGSGSDEENVILRATATGQQISYTEDQRISGNVQILKKSFEAKAGSVGGSAATTAQAQVQTTSAMALGNAIACNKPTKGHQSLPSSPVAQHVDHQTTQQTTKSFLEQNTNTPLMTTSASESDRNVKGLVHKYQTSSSATTTTLTTAAVAKNSNPTPPVPTTSSTNTITTMATFKPRPRSYYEPQRSLTGKPHEFSESRPPPAPQKLATASHHHQHHINEGILTQQQQPPQQRRLQQHGKTHPLARLSLPKQSFNAAAYNTIFFRMLRSVKYTIDYNNIICYYNNNNNTK; this is encoded by the exons ATGGCACTAGTGACAGTACAACGTTCACCAAGTGTCACTGGTTCACCACAATGTTCCAATTCG gaCAGTGAAGCCGACGAAGATGAGGGCAGCAAAAATGAAAAGAGCGAATGTTTCTTTGCTGGCAAAGGTACCGCATTAGTATTAGCGCTCAAAGATATTCCACAACATGCTGAACGTCGCTTGAGCACCGACTCAATCAGATCAACAAATAGCACACAAAGTAACAATTCCGATATACAACAACATTTGCAATCCATGTTCTATTTGATTAGACATGAGGAAACATTAAAAATG gCTGTTAAACTGGAATCACAACGTGCTAATCGCACACGTTATTTAGTAATTGCATCTCGTTGTTGTTATCGCTCTACAACCACCGAAAGGCGTAGTAAGATTATGCGTCATAATTCAGCTAGAATAGCGTCAACATCGTCATCATcaacattatcatcatcatctgcATCTGCATCTACAGTTGTGGGTAATAATCCCGTGGCGACAACAATGGGTACAGCACGTCAGTTATCAGTTGATAGTAATAAACCATCGTCGCAACATTTGCAGCAGCTTCAGCAGCAACTTCAACAAATCGATGATAATTGGGTGGAATTGCGTGATAAACGTTTTTCGTCTAATTCCTCCGCTGCATCGAATCGTCAAAGTCTTAAATGTGATGCAGCAGATAAAACTAGTGCTTCGGGTGATAGTAGCAAAAATAGCACCGCCACAATAACACAAACAACTGCCAATTCTAACATTACGGCTTGTTCCTCTACTACTTACTCAAACATGGCCGCCAATGCCACCTCCAGTAGTCAAGATTGTGTGGGCGTTGAAGAATCCTGTCTGCTCGGCATTGACTGCAATGAACGCACAACAATTGGTTTGGTTGTGCCAATATTGGCTGATACTACCATACATTTGGATGGCGATGG AGGTTTCAGTGTGTCCGTTTATGGCAAGACTCATATTTTTAAGCCAGTTTCTGTACAAGCAATGTG gtcAGCATTGCAAACTCTACATAAAGTATCTCAAAAGGCTCGTGAGAATAATTTCTATCCCGGCGGTCCCTCGCATGATTGGTTATCATGTTATGAAAGTCGCATAGAATCAGAGCAATCATGCCTTAATGAATGGAATGCCATGGATTCAATTGAAAGTCGTCGACCACCTTCACCAGATGCCATACGAAATAA acCCACTGCAAAAGAAGAAACCGAAAGCGTGATTAAAATGAAACTAAAAGAAATAATGATGTCCGTTGATTTGGATGAGGTTACTTCGAAATATATACGTAGTCGTTTAGAGGAACATTTAGATATGGATTTGGGCGAATACAAATCGTTTATTGATGAGGAAATGTTAATGATATTAGGTCAAATGGATGCTCCCACCGAAATATTTGATCATGTTTATTTAGGCTCAGAATGGAATGCTAGCAATTTGGAGGAGTTACAAAAAAATGG tgTACGCCACATTTTGAATGTAACTCGTGAAATCGACAATTTCTTTCCGGGCATGTTTGACTATTTAAATGTGCGTGTTTATGATGATGAAAAAACCAATTTACTCAAGCACTGGGACAACACATATCGCTACATAACGCGTGCCAAAGCCGAAGGCTCCAAAGTTTTGGTTCACTGCAAAATGGGTGTCAGTCGTTCGGCCTCTGTGGTTATAGCATATGCCATGAAGGCCTACAATTGGGAATTTCAAAAGGCTCTGCAGCATGTCAAGCAACGACGTAACTGCATAAAGCCCAATAAGAATTTTCTCAATCAGTTGGAAACGTATCGAGGAATGTTAGATGCCATGAAAAATAAAGAGAAACTGCAGCGCAGTAAAAGTGAGACAAATTTGAAGAGCACAAAAGATGCCCGTCTGTTACCGGGAAGCGAACCCACACCACTAATACAGGCTTTAAATCAATCGAAAACAAAATCGGGTGGAGATAGTACCGATGTTGAGTCCGTGGTTAGTGCGGCCTCGATTGATGTGCCAGATGTGGGAACGTCACGGCCCACAGCACGTAGTGATCATAAACACAGGCGATTTGTAAGAAGGTCTAGCAGTACCTCACCACGTACCGTCCAGTCACCGATGGCCACCACAATTGTTATGAAGCAGCAGTCACAGAGTTTAGAGAATTTAACACCCGACCGTAGCATAGCAGATGAACCAAAAAATATGCGTTTTCCCGGCAGCAATGGGGAAAACTATAGTGTTACACAAAATCAAGTTTTGCATATACAGAAACATACGCCTCCTCTAAACACATCAATGTTTTTGGCCTCATTGGCCCGTAGAGATGAGCAAAAAATGCAAACATCTCCTTCAGCGGCCACATCAGTGCGTACAATTGTGTATGATTTGGAAAATCATCAAGCGCAAGATGCGTCGCGCAAAGTTATAGAGGATCGTAAGACATTGAATTTGCCATTTGAAAAAACTGCCGAGGAAGAAGAGGTTGCTGTAGACGACAGTGTTAAAAGTTCAGAAGCGGAcattggtggtggtggtggaaAAGTGGGTAGTCCAGTTTGGACATCGTCGGCAAAGCTGATTACACAAACATCAAATATTGCTGCTACAAGTATACCGCCGTTTAATCGAGAAGAGGCCATACAAAAGCGTCAACATAATCGCAAGACCCAGTCATGGGCTGCAACCAGTGGTGGCATTATAATGGATGCCAGCTGCCGGGGTTCGAATAGCAGCATTGATTCGATTTCAACCCAGGCATCTGCACCTTCCTCTGTCGCTTCCTACGACGGTATAGTGCGTACACGTTCCCGCCAAAGAGAATTGCCCTCTCGTCATGCCTCCTGGGGTTCTGGTGACACTCGTTGTGGCATGCCCATGCGCAATAGCTCCTGGGGAGCTTTCGATACCAACCGTAACAGTTGCCAGTACAATTTTAGCCAGCATACAAACGCTAATGCCATTTTTGAAGGTCAAATTCATGAACTTAACACGAGTAATAAGACTGCCTCAACAACTCACTCTCAACAACACCAGCATCACTTCGGTACGGTGAAACGTACAAAACAGAAACTCGAAGAGTGCACGGCACTTAAAAAACTATGCCAAGAGAACGGCAGTGAAAGCGAGAACACAAGTATTGAGCCGTCGACTGCGACGGCCGATGAAAACTTGGAAAGTCATTATAGTCCCAAACGAGGCACCAATTTGTTTCGTTCAGCATCTGCCGCCTCCGGTACACGAACGCGTTTTGCTCAAAGATGTAATAGTGAGGAAATTGTACCCAGTGCTGGGGCACAAGTGGCACAATTAGGCGCTGGTAGACGTAGTGATGGCAATCGTCCCATAAATTCTGATATATTTTCAGCTTCGGCCCCCGAACCCTACACCATGTCTGATATCGAAAACAAAAACACCTTAACCGGCAGTGGCAGTGACGaggaaaatgttattttaagagCAACCGCAACGGGACAACAGATATCATATACCGAAGATCAACGCATATCGGGTAATgtgcaaattttaaagaaaagtttcGAAGCCAAAGCAGGTAGTGTGGGAGGTAGTGCAGCAACTACTGCACAGGCTCAAGTACAAACCACTAGTGCTATGGCCCTAGGAAACGCTATCGCATGCAATAAACCCACCAAGGGACATCAATCGCTGCCATCGTCGCCTGTGGCCCAGCATGTAGATCATCAGACGACACAACAAACGACTAAATCATTTTTAGAACAAAACACTAACACACCACTAATGACTACATCGGCCTCAGAAAGTGATCGAAATGTTAAGGGTTTAGTACACAAATATCAGACTTCATCGTCAGCAACCACCACAACGCTGACGACGGCGGCTGTAGCAAAGAATTCAAATCCTACTCCTCCCGTCCCAACAACCTCCTCCACAAACACAATAACCACCATGGCGACATTTAAACCCCGACCCCGGTCATACTATGAACCACAAAGGTCTTTAACAGGGAAACCACATGAATTTAGTGAAAGTCGACCACCACCCGCACCTCAAAAGTTAGCGACAGCAAgccatcatcatcagcatcataTAAACGAGGGTATACTAACGCAACAGCAACAGCCGCCACAGCAGAGGCGCTTGCAACAACATGGAAAAACTCATCCACTCGCTAGGCTAAGTTTACCAAAGCAAAGCTTCAATGCAGCCGCTTATAATACCAT ATTTTTTCGCATGTTACGCTCGGTCAAGTATACTATTGATTACAACAACATCATATgctattacaacaacaacaataacaccaaataa